In the Sarcophilus harrisii chromosome 3, mSarHar1.11, whole genome shotgun sequence genome, one interval contains:
- the ESD gene encoding S-formylglutathione hydrolase: MALKQISSNKCFEGFQKVYEHDSVELKCKMKFGIYLPPKAETGKCPVLYWLSGLTCTEQNFITKAGYHQAAAEHGLIVVAPDTSPRGCNIKGEDDSWDFGTGAGFYVNATEEPWKTNYRMYSYITDELPKLINANFPADPEKISIFGHSMGGHGALICTLKNPGKYKSVSAFSPICNPILCPWGKKAFSGYLGSDKSKWEAYDATHLVKSYPDSKLDILIDQGKDDQFLKDGQLLPDNFIAACAERKIPVVFRLQEGYDHNYYFIATFVNDHIRHHAKYLNA, from the exons ATGGCTTTGAAACAGATTTCGAGCAACAAGTGCTTTGAAGGATTTCAGAAAGTATATGAGCATGACAG TGTAGAgcttaaatgcaaaatgaaatttgGAATCTACTTACCACCAaaggcagaaactggaaaatgtccTGTACTTTACTGGCTGTCTG GTTTAACTTGCACAGAACAAAATTTTATCACAAAAGCTGGTTATCACCAAGCTGCAGCAGAACATGGCCTCATTGTGGTTGCACCAGACACCAGTCCAC GTGGTTGCAATATTAAAGGAGAAGATGATAGCTGGGATTTTGGTACTGGTGCTGGTTTTTATGTAAATGCCACTGAAGAACCTTGGAAAACCAACTATAGGATGTACTCTTATATAACAGATGAG CTGCCCAAGCTGATAAATGCCAATTTTCCAGCTGACCCTGAGAAGATATCTATTTTTGGACATTCTATGGGAGGCCATGGAGCTCTGATTTGTACTTTGAAGAATCCTGGAAAATACAAA tcTGTGTCAGCATTCTCTCCAATCTGCAATCCAATTCTCTGTCCTTGGGGTAAAAAGGCCTTCAGTGGATATTTAGGATCAGATAAAAGTAAGTGGGAG GCATATGATGCTACTCATCTTGTGAAGTCTTATCCAGATTCTAAGTTGGACATATTAATTGATCAAGGAAAGGATGACCAATTCCTTAAAGATGGGCAGTTACTTCCTGACAACTTTATAGCTGCCTGTGCAGAACGGAAAATTCCAGTTGTTTTTAGATTGCAAGAG GGATATGATCATAACTACTACTTCATTGCAACTTTTGTTAATGATCACATCAGACATCATGCAAAATACTTGAACGCATAA